The Christiangramia salexigens genome includes the window GGTAGATCAAACTAGTGGAAGCACATTGCGAGGTAGAGGTTCCGGTAACCTTCTACTCGAGATAAATACTAATGGAAAATTCAATATGTGGGGGGATTTCGTGGTATATGAAGGAGTTTATAACTTTAAATATGCTGGCCTGGTCCAAAAAGTATTTAATGTGGAGTCCGGAGGCAGTATTAACTGGGATGGTAATCCCGTAGATGCGCAGCTGGATGTAAGTGCGGTATATTCACTCAATGCAAACCCTGCTGTACTTCTGGAAAATCCTTCGGTAAACCGAAAAATTCCTGTAGATGTGGTAATCAACCTTCAGGGCGAGATCGAACAGCCGGATATTTCATTTGATATTGAATTCCCTAATGCCAGTTCAACTGTAAAATCAGAGCTGCAGTATCGTATTGATGATAGGGCAAGTAAAGAATTACAGGCCTTGTTTCTCGTAACCCAGGGAACATTCTATAGTGAATTTGGCTTGCGAGGTGCAGCGATCTATGGGACTCTTGCCGAAAGAGCCTCGAGTATAGTAAACGATATTTTTGCTGATGAAGATGGTAAGTTTCAGGTTGGAGTTAATTATGTTCAGGGGGACCGAACGCCAGATCAGCAGACTGTTGATAGATTTGGTCTTACCTTATCCACGCAGATCTCAGACCGGGTTATCATTAATGGTCAGGTGGGTGTGCCTATTGGCGGTGTGACCGAGTCTGTAATTATTGGTGACCTTGAGATAGATTTCCTGCTAAATGAAGACGGAACCTTACGAGCAAAAGTTTTTAACCGTGAGAGTAACATTCAGTTTATTGGAGAAGAAATTGGTTTCACTCAGGGGATAGGTCTTTCTTATTCAGTAGATTTTGACACTTTTAAAGAATTGATCAGGAAAATCGTAAATACCGAAATCATTACAAAAGCCACCGAGGAGGAAATTGAAGAAGCACCTGCTAAATCACTTGCTCCAGATTATATTACTTTTCCTAGCACTAAGAAAAATTAAAGAACTGTTTTTTAATGTTTTCTTAAGCTTAACTTTTATCTATCCCTTTATTTTTGCATGAAATCAGCTTGAATGAAGTATTCTTCAAATTAAGTTTGTAGTTTTAATAACCAATCAATAATTCTATGGCAAAAAAATTAAAACGAATAGGTGTAATGACCTCAGGTGGAGATTCTCCGGGAATGAATGCTGCAATTAGGGCTGTTGTTCGTACCTGTGCATATTATCATACTGAATGTGCTGGGTTTTACCGCGGATTTCAGGGGATGATAGATGGAGACTGCATCAATATGAATGCAAGAAGTGTTAGAAATATCGTAAATCAGGGAGGTACTATTCTTCAATCTGCACGTTCCAAACAGTTTTTAACCAAAGAAGGTAGAGCACAGGCCGCTCAGAATTTAAAGGAGCAGGAAGTTGACGCCATGATCCTTATTGGTGGTGATGGAACTTTTAGAGGTGGACAGGTTTTTAGTCAGGAACACGGAATCCCTGTTATTGGAGTTCCCGGAACTATAGATAATGATATCTATGGCACTCATTATACGATTGGTTATGATACAGCGCTTAATACAGTTGTAGAGGCTATAGATAAGATCAGAGATACAGCGAGTTCTCATAATCGCTTGTTCTTTGTTGAAGTAATGGGACGAGATGCCGGATTTATCGCTTTGAACAGTGGAATTGGTGCGGGAGCCGAAGAAATTTTAATTCCTGAAGAAGACCTTGGACTTGACCGCTTACTTGATTCCCTTGAAAGAAGTAGACGAGCAGGAAAAACTTCAAGCATAGTAGTGGTATCGGAAGGGGATAAAATTGGTAAGAATGTTTTTGAGCTTGCCGAATATGTAAAAGAAAATCTGCCGTTCTATGATGCGCGTGTAAGTGTACTTGGACATATACAAAGAGGAGGAAGGCCTTCATGCTTTGACCGTGTACTTGCCAGCAGATTGTCGGTAAAAGCCGTGGAATTGTT containing:
- the pfkA gene encoding 6-phosphofructokinase, encoding MAKKLKRIGVMTSGGDSPGMNAAIRAVVRTCAYYHTECAGFYRGFQGMIDGDCINMNARSVRNIVNQGGTILQSARSKQFLTKEGRAQAAQNLKEQEVDAMILIGGDGTFRGGQVFSQEHGIPVIGVPGTIDNDIYGTHYTIGYDTALNTVVEAIDKIRDTASSHNRLFFVEVMGRDAGFIALNSGIGAGAEEILIPEEDLGLDRLLDSLERSRRAGKTSSIVVVSEGDKIGKNVFELAEYVKENLPFYDARVSVLGHIQRGGRPSCFDRVLASRLSVKAVELLLDGKKDLMVGMLNNEIESCSLDQALKGKHTINKDLLRISEILST